The stretch of DNA AGCTTGAGCTCAGAGCGTTCATCTGTGACCTTCATCATCACTCCCACAACAACGCTGCCATCTCCACCGCCACTCAAGgtcaccaccaccaccctcCTAATTTCTCCGTCTCTTCTCCCCATACTCTCCTTTCTTTTGCAGATTTTCCCTTCAcgtctttataattttaatttaactattGAATGAACAGAGTCTTCATCGAGCAGGAAGCTGAAGAGGAACAGCGACGGTAGCGGCGGTGGAATGATGAAGAGGAGGAGGCGCAGGACTGATGCAGTACTGGAGAGGGCGCAGCAATGTCTTCATAAAATTCAACACCTGAAAACCAGCTTATGTTAGTAGTTGTAATATGGCAATTGATCTCTACTGtaaccaaagaaaaaaaaaaaaaaagtgtttgaCGACGCCttcaattttttgcatttaaaaGTAGAAATGACAAATGAAACCAATACAATTAGATATCATGTGTCCTGCGGAGGAGCCCGGAATAGTAGCGGGACGAGAATGAGTTTGCGGTGGGACAATAGTAGCGGGGCAAGAATGAGTTTGAGGTGGGACGGGACAGGTTTCAGGTCCAACTACAACCAGGACGGAACAGGTTCCATGTGGAATCAGGACAGCTCTGGATCCGGCCAAATATACGCGCCCTATAAATTGAAGACGGCATGTCTATTTTAAACTAATCAATCACTGATAGTATTTAAAAGTTGCATGATTGATCAGTGATAAAATTTTCCGGCATGAATCGACAAGGTAATTTTGGCTCACTGCTTGTTTCTCCCATTCTTGCTTCTTGCTTGGCATTCATTCTCATAGCTCCAAACTTCAAAGACGTGACTGATAGAACAGTAAACTGTTGTGCTGTCACAAATACCtgcaaatgtaaaaaataaagcatgcCTGGTGAGAGGATCAACTCCAAAGATGTTGGAGAAAATTAGTATGATTTTCAACTGAAGCATAGATAACTGAGTGCCCTGGATTTGCTCTTGCACAGGCACTCACCACTGTGAGGCTCGTCTAATTCTCCCTCCCCAAATGCAAACTTAGACGCAGGTTACAAAAGCataaacagctaaaatttttaatgcaAAAGATACAAAAACAACGTAAAAGCATCAGATAGTAATTGACGGAAAACGAATAGCATCATAAAAAGTCTGACGGACATCAACAAACAAAAGGGGCACTTTTATGCCAATGAGAACAAATTAGTGGTAACTCGAAACAGTTTCTTGATCTAAATGAATCAAATTAGCACATATCATCTACAGCCTAGCTATCATTACGAGTTATGATATCCATGTTCTGATGCTACACCGCAGTATTTGTCACTCACAACAAATATCACGTAGCCAGGGCCCTCATACACTCATAGCATATCgcccttattttattttacatcatACAAACTTCCAGAAGTTATGAACTTTAGAACACATTATACACAACATGTTGCTGATCAGTTTTTAACTGTTATCTAATTTACGGTTTCAGATATAGAATAGATTAGGGATTCATTGGTGAACGCTTGTCGAAGCGGAGCTCTGTTCTGGCAGCCAAAAGCTTTGAACTGATTTTGCCTCTCATTGGATGATACTATACTTTAACTGTTTGCCATGATAACACTTGCAACTTTGAAGCCAAAGCATGAGGCAAGGTGAAAGACATGAGGACTGATCTGAAGtgacttcaattttaaatcaaaactCCCAGTATTATATAGACACTTTACTGATCCTAAACTACAAGATCTTGTGACGGCCAAAAGATCAGAAATAATCCAAATGTGGCATACAAGGGATATGCAGCTCAAGCTATGTGAACCACtcaattttagcaaattataaACCATGAGAAGAAAGAGCATTGAAGTAAAGAAACAGTCTTGAGAAAAGCTTATCACATTGAACAACTTAATCTACTATAACTCTGTTACTACTTTGcgtaattaaagaaattaagtcCTTTACTCATCACTTCAATGTATATCCATTTGCCTAAAAGATTAGGTCCAGAGGAAGAAATATAAGTGtatcaaaatgcaaatttattCACATCAAGGAAAACATGAATATGTCCTCTTGTGTACAAAGAAAACACGAATATTTGACTACATCATCAAGCCACTCAAGCACTTACAAAATGAAGACAAAATCTTTTCTTCTGAGTTTCGAATAActtaatttgtcaattttcaAGTCTTCATCTCTTGTCATCATATGCTATTCCGTCTGTGCAATTTCTAGCGACAACATCAATCATCTAAGCAAGCAAACAAGCATATAATCAATGTCATATATCCCAACAATATGGAGGTGACGTAATGAAGTAGAGACATAGTTACCTTGTGTGAACTCTCCACTTGAATGTTTAAGCTACGGATGATTCATAACCAGCAAACAACACCAGAAGCATTCATTCCAATACATGTTGCATTGTGCATAATGTACTTTCCAGCTAAGATCAGCGAACCTCAACTTAATTCTACCTCCCAACTTTGCAACGCCACAGTGAGGAAGAGTTTAACCCGACAATACACTTCAATCTTTGTACATCTCTTCCACTTCATTTTCTTCACTCTGATCCACACTATTGGAGTTATCATCACCTCTTCCCAACCCACGACAGCCCAGAAGAACAAGATCAAGAAGCTTCCTCCGAGCCTCATAAATCGGATTTGACTCGATCAAGCATCCTCTCTCATATGCCTCCCTCAAAAACACTGTGTGCTTCTTTCCTTTGGTTGACAGATAAAACATCCCTGGATGGTCCAAGAACAAATCCCTCACATTCAAATCAATTCCAAACCACTTCCTAAAATGACTAATCTTCTCCACCTCCACCATCTTCTCCACAGTCAAGCTCAAAAACTCATGGACAATCCCAACTGCCCTTTTCTCCATTCTCATCATCCTACTCTTAGTCCTCCTCATTTCCTCCACCCCCAGCTCCTCATACGGTCCAACATATGGCAATCTCTGCCATTCCTTAACTTTCGCCTTGAAATTCTTCTTTACTCGCATCCCCGGTGGAAACCCCTGCTTAAAGCTATTCCTTAGGTCGGTCCTATCCACACTGCAATCCTCCTTACAACACTCCACGATCCTCCAATTCTCAACAGCAGGAATCAAACAATCCTTAAATGCTTCACCATCATTGAGCACCAAAAAATGAGTATTGGGTTCATTTCCATCTTGAAGCAAGAAAATGTCAGAATTGCTTGAAATAACATAGTCCTCGAAGTTATCTGGCAGCCCCAATTCTCTCCAGACCTTGAAAATGGCTCGAAGCGGCAACTTCTTGGAGACGGACATCGATAGAAGCTTGACCAATCGGGTTACTACAAGTGGCAGCGAGTTATCTATAGCCATGGATTCTTGGCGGACGATTTTGAGGGCGGCCGGGGTGAGGGTGCAGAAGGGTTGGAGCTTGACGGGGTGATTGAAAATGTGGAATATGTGGGGATACTTGCGGAGGAAGGTGGCGGGGCCGCGGTTCAGGTGGAGCCTCTGGGAGACGCGGTGGAGAAAGTCGAGGGAGACGGAAGGTGGAGTGGAGTTTGAGGCGAGGATGAGGTCTTGTATGGATATGACTTTTAGCAGATTTTTGTATTTCTCCATCAACTTTTCGAATGTAGGGTCCCGGAATCTTGAGTCCACATATTGGGCTGAGGTGGTTTTAGTGCGGCGGAGGACGGCGGTGGCGCCGGCCGGGCGGATTTTCTTGAAGATGTGGGCCGCCATAGCACAGCCTGCAGGGGTTCAAATTTCAGTGTTGTTTCTTTATGGACAAAAATAACCCTATGccttcataaataaataaaattttatgtattatgattatatataaatatattataatactCTCTTAGAAGTCAAATATTAACCTATTAATAAATCATGATACCAAATTATTCTCGACACgtaaataattagataatgTGAGAACTACCactattatattgaatttctatttttgccCTCCACAAATTATAGATTTCACTTTGTagaaagaaatatagaaacaaattatgcaaaagcgaaggctaaattttataaaatacctAAAAGAACTTTCATTCTAGACACGAAAGatgctttctttttataattagtatagataataagAAACATatgcatttaaatttttaatgaaatagtTTTAatagagaaattaatttttatacaaataatagttaatcaaatgaaactttataattaaagtaaataaattagaaatggGACCTTCAAGAAAAGTcttttaattactaaaatcaaTAGTGttactattaataaaaactcAATGTTTGGTGTGTTTTGGCAAAACTAACATgttctttcttccttctcattCAATCCTAAAAACGAGTTAAGTCATATAAAAGGTGGGAcgaaatacataaataaatctaggctaaaaacatatatccataaaataaaagactttAACCCTTTTTAACGAAACCAACAAAATACATGCATGGAATTCTAGTGCATGGACCTTCAACAAAATACATGCATggaatttttatacaaataatagttaatCAAAGTTTTATCAAAACACACATATTGATCTTCAATTGCCTTTAGAAAGTCTTTTACTTTAGTGCATTTAATACCTAGACAGGCTTTTCACTATTAAGGACCTTGGACCAGCAAGGTTCTTCCTTGGTCTGGAAATTACAAGGTCTAATCAAGGAATTACAATCactcaaacaaaatatacaaGTGAAATTATGACAAATGCAGGACTTATGCAGGCTAAAGCACTTCAACCCCTCTGCCAATAGGTTTTAAACTCACAGTTTGAAGAAGAACAAATGTCAAATCCTAAATCCTATAGAAGGCTTCTGGCAGACTATTGTACTTAAGGTTCACTAGGTCTGATATTTGCTATAGCACTCAACAACTTTCTGAGTTCATGCAACATCCTTGCAAGGCACATTGGAATACAACACTTTTTCTTGTGAGATATCTTAAAGGGATTATGAACAGAGGATTGTATTTTCCTTCAGAAGAATAATTCAATATCACCGCATTTTGTGATGCAAAATGGGCTACATGCCAGGACACTAGAACGTCCTTGAGAGGTTATTGTGTATTCCTTGGAGAAAGTTTGATATCATGGAAGACGAAGAACAGACCATCGTGGCTCGATCTAGCGCTGAAGTAGAATATCGAAGTATGGGATCAACTACTTGTGAGCTTATATGGATATACAACCTTCTTGCAAACTTATAGATTACAGTACTTACTCCAATTCCATTCTTTTGCGACAATCATCCAACCCTTTACATTGTAGCTAGTCTTGTCTTCCATGAGAGaacaaaatatcttaaaatagATTGCCATTTAGTACGTGACAAGTACAAAGAAGGATTCCATGTACTTAAACACATTCCAACCAAACATCAaccttcttttgtttttatcaaaGCTTTATTGTACAATtcttgagaaattattatgtttattgtagaattgaaaaagttaaaactttTGACTAGTACAatggtattttaattagaacatgtctatattttatgtgtctaaatattttagagagaTTGTCATGAGTACTTGTATTCGGTGTGAATAtgcttttgtatttaatattat from Sesamum indicum cultivar Zhongzhi No. 13 unplaced genomic scaffold, S_indicum_v1.0 scaffold00112, whole genome shotgun sequence encodes:
- the LOC105178954 gene encoding protein ROOT PRIMORDIUM DEFECTIVE 1-like codes for the protein MAAHIFKKIRPAGATAVLRRTKTTSAQYVDSRFRDPTFEKLMEKYKNLLKVISIQDLILASNSTPPSVSLDFLHRVSQRLHLNRGPATFLRKYPHIFHIFNHPVKLQPFCTLTPAALKIVRQESMAIDNSLPLVVTRLVKLLSMSVSKKLPLRAIFKVWRELGLPDNFEDYVISSNSDIFLLQDGNEPNTHFLVLNDGEAFKDCLIPAVENWRIVECCKEDCSVDRTDLRNSFKQGFPPGMRVKKNFKAKVKEWQRLPYVGPYEELGVEEMRRTKSRMMRMEKRAVGIVHEFLSLTVEKMVEVEKISHFRKWFGIDLNVRDLFLDHPGMFYLSTKGKKHTVFLREAYERGCLIESNPIYEARRKLLDLVLLGCRGLGRGDDNSNSVDQSEENEVEEMYKD
- the LOC105178955 gene encoding uncharacterized protein LOC105178955 → MDSGIEWGSSMAAAWGISRKGVIEGAKEELEILEMQHPNNFHTLKLELRAFICDLHHHSHNNAAISTATQESSSSRKLKRNSDGSGGGMMKRRRRRTDAVLERAQQCLHKIQHLKTSLC